A genomic region of Ovis canadensis isolate MfBH-ARS-UI-01 breed Bighorn chromosome 9, ARS-UI_OviCan_v2, whole genome shotgun sequence contains the following coding sequences:
- the KLHL38 gene encoding kelch-like protein 38: MCCKSRSRHSLTLQDDLLLGTSPRLYRMDMESSEGLLFKDHDFSSDLLRQLNDLRQNRILTDVSICAGAREVPCHRNVLASSSPYFRAMFCSNFRESREAKVQLKGIDASTLERIVLYVYTGEAHITVESVLPLMEAASMLQYPKLLEACSSFLQSQLSPSNCLGMTRLSEIFSCETLRKKAREVALTYFPEVAASADLKELCALELRDYLGDDGLCGEEEKVFEALMVWIKHDLQTRKRYVQELFKQVRLQYVHPAFFHHFIANDALLQSSPPCQTILETAKRQVFSLYSTASSAGLQPLWHVPPRNSYQDFLILLGGRKDNQQTTRDVLLYDGQTGRWQSLAKLPARLYKASAVSLHRGIYVLGGMAVGKSVPSAKVYVFSLKLNQWRPGQPMLAARYSHRSAAHKNFIFSIGGIGEGHEVMGSMERYDSVGNVWERMASMPVGVLHPAVAVKDQRLYLFGGEDIMQNPVRLIQVYHISRNTWFKMETRMIKNVCAPAVVLGERIVIVGGYTRRILAYDPQSNKFVKCADMKDRRMHHGATVMGNKLYVTGGRRLTTDCSIEDSASFDCYDPETDTWTSQGQLPHKLFDHACLTLQCIPHHSTVP, from the exons ATGTGCTGTAAGTCTCGGAGCCGCCACAGCTTAACCCTCCAGGACGACCTCCTTCTTGGGACTTCTCCCCGTCTTTACAGGATGGACATGGAGTCATCAGAGGGGCTCCTCTTCAAAGACCATGACTTCTCCTCTGACTTGCTGAGGCAGCTCAACGACTTGAGGCAAAATCGGATCCTGACCGACGTAAGCATCTGCGCCGGGGCCCGGGAGGTCCCCTGCCACCGCAACGTGCTGGCCTCCAGCAGTCCCTACTTCAGGGCCATGTTCTGCAGCAACTTCCGGGAGAGCCGAGAGGCCAAGGTCCAGCTGAAAGGCATCGATGCCTCGACTCTGGAGCGAATCGTCCTGTATGTGTACACGGGTGAGGCACACATCACTGTGGAAAGTGTCCTGCCCCTGATGGAGGCTGCATCCATGCTGCAGTACCCCAAGCTGCTCGAGGCCTGCTCCTCCTTCCTCCAGAGCCAGCTGAGCCCCAGCAACTGCCTGGGCATGACTAGACTCTCTGAAATCTTCAGCTGTGAGACCCTCCGGAAGAAAGCCAGGGAGGTGGCCCTGACGTATTTCCCAGAAGTGGCCGCGTCGGCTGACCTGAAGGAGCTCTGTGCCTTGGAACTGAGAGACTACCTGGGGGACGATGGGCtgtgtggggaggaggagaaggtgttCGAGGCCCTCATGGTTTGGATCAAGCATGACCTCCAGACCCGGAAGCGATACGTGCAGGAACTGTTCAAGCAGGTCAGGCTGCAGTACGTCCACCCGGCCTTCTTCCACCACTTCATCGCCAACGACGCCCTCCTCCAGTCTTCGCCCCCCTGCCAGACCATCCTGGAGACCGCCAAGAGGCAGGTGTTTTCTCTGTACAGCACCGCTAGTTCTGCGGGCCTCCAACCTCTGTGGCATGTCCCGCCAAGAAACTCGTACCAAGACTTCCTCATCCTCTTGGGTGGAAGGAAGGACAACCAgcagaccaccagggatgtcctgctGTATGACGGACAGACTGGCCGGTGGCAGAGCCTTGCCAAACTCCCGGCCCGCCTGTACAAGGCCTCAGCCGTCTCCTTGCACCGCGGCATCTACGTGCTGGGGGGCATGGCTGTGGGGAAGAGTGTGCCCAGTGCCAAGGTCTACGTCTTCTCCCTGAAACTGAATCAGTGGAGGCCAGGGCAGCCCATGCTGGCGGCCCGCTACTCCCACAGAAGCGCTGCCCACAAGAACTTCATCTTCTCCATCGGGGGGATTGGTGAGGGGCACGAGGTCATGGGCTCCATGGAGAGATATGACAGTGTCGGCAACGTCTGGGAGAGGATGGCCAGCATGCCAGTGGGGGTCCTCCACCCTGCGGTTGCTGTGAAAGACCAGAGACTCTACCTTTTTGGGGGAGAAGACATCATGCAGAATCCTGTGCGCCTTATCCAG GTTTATCACATTTCCAGAAACACATGGTTCAAAATGGAGACGAGAATGATCAAGAATGTGTGTGCCCCTGCCGTGGTGCTTGGGGAGAGGATTGTCATCGTGGGAG GTTACACGAGGAGGATCCTTGCTTATGACCCTCAGTCCAACAAATTTGTCAAATGCGCGGACATGAAAGACCGGAGGATGCACCATGGGGCCACGGTGATGGGAAATAAGCTCTACGTGACGGGCGGGCGGCGACTGACTACGGACTGTAGCATCGAGGACTCGGCCTCCTTCGACTGCTACGACCCCGAGACTGACACCTGGACGTCCCAGGGCCAGCTGCCTCACAAGCTCTTTGACCACGCCTGCCTCACCCTCCAGTGCATCCCCCACCACTCCACCGTCCCCTGA